The window AAGAAAAGAACTTTTGGAGCTGGAACATCATTGCTTCATTCAGTGATTTATATTCCCTCAACTTGGGGGAATGTCAGTCAATTTCCTCTGCTTTTCACTGGGCAAAAGATTGGCTACTGAAGGCCTTAGCTTAATGGCTGTGGGACTGCTGATGGCAAAAATGTCTGAGATCATCTTAAGTTAGTTGCTCACAAGTTCCCTTTCTTTGACTTGGAATGTCTTTGGCAGGTATATTAGGGCTAGAAAAGACCTTCAGATATCTTAGTTAAAGCTTTTATCAAATGCTGGTGGTACTTGGAGTTTATTTGAAAAAGCATAGAAGAGGCCCTGGAGTTTACCCATGTCCCCCAGGCTGATTGGGACTCCCTCAGCATTGGCATCCTCTCAAAAAAGAAGTTCTGAGGCAGATCAGAATTTGAGCCGTCTTAACCTCCTGCCACTTTTATGTTGGAAACTAAACTTTAGAACactttgaaaggaaaagaaatcaccaGTGGTATAGTAAGAGAGGAATGTGAAATTAGAGGGCAGTCTTACTGACTCTTTGCTTAAGCACAGGAGTGAAGGTGGGAGAGgtggttgattgattgattgtgtgtgtgtgtgtgtgtgtgtgtgtgtgtgtgtgtgtgtctacctTAGGTCAAATGGTAggctttctctttctcattgtcTGTTCCCTACCTCCACCCAATACCAGTGTCCTCAACCTGTGCCTCCCTCTCTGTGTCATAGCCTAAGAACTTCCTTGGTGTCAAGGATTTGAATAGAAATTCATGTGCTGCCCAAGTTCCCCATCTCTCTTAGGCTTAGAGGCCAGAGAGGAATCTGAGCATGGGAACTCTTGTGGGATGgatctcccctctccctcctgccaTTCTCAGCTAACAGCCTGACTACCCTTTGTCTCTGCTCCTATAGAACTCCACCTCGGTGAGCATCATGGGCTTTTCCAACACTTTGGAGATGGAGTTGTCATCTACCAAGCTGGCAAGGACCCTAGAACCACAGGTTCAGAGTGTGAGAAGCCTGACACCTGGCCCTCCTCAGGCAGTACCCAGTCTGCTGAGTGGCCCCCCACAAGCTGTGTCCAGCCTGACGAGTGTTCAAAACCATACCATGCCCAGCCCGACAACCAGTCATCTACAGGTCATACCAAGCCTTGTGCATGGCACATTCCAGTCCATGCCCAACATGATGAATGAGACCTCCCCAGCCATCACAAGCCTAGCAAGTGACCAttctcaggccaggcccagcCTACTGTCTGCTCACACCCAAGCTATGCCAAGTCTAGCGACTTGTCCTTTGAAGAGCATGCCCCTGGTTTCTGACATGCAGCTGGAAACTGGATCCACTTCCAGTCCTGACCCTGGCCGAGCTGTAGAGAGCCTATGCCCCAAGGATGGAGTTGACCCCTCCCTGAGAAATGCCCTATGTAAGGTAAGTCATAGGGAAATGTCAGTTAACCTCTTCTGCTTGTCACTGGGTAAAAACTTGGCCGCTGAAGGTCTTATCCTGGCTTTAGCTTAATAGCTCTGGGACCACTGATGGCAAAAATTCTTTGATTcttgttgtcttttcttttttggaagatgGAAAGTGAGGATTCTTCTCACTTTACTGACTCAGTGGGACAAGGCCCCATGGCCCCTGGGCTGGATGTGCCCAAAGACTTGGCTATTACCTCAGAATTAGAGGAGCCAATTAATCTCTCTGTGAAAAGACCTCCCCTGGCACCGGTGATCAACACATCTAAAGCTCTACAGCAGTACCGGAACCCACAAGGTGAGACTCAAGTAAGAAACCTGCCTTCATGTTGACCATAGACTTGTGCAGATGGACTAAGCACGTTTAGGTGAAGTACAGGGCAGCAGATAGGCTCTAAGCTTGAGAAGTGCTGCTTCTCTCTGAGGCTAAATATACCTCTCCAGAAGCGAGTTCCTCTGTTCTGCTTTCCTCACTGTGGCCAGGGCTGATCCATGTGGCCAGCTTTCTTGTAACATTCCCCATGCAAAAAGTCCTGGGGTCTGGGTTGCATGTAGTGGGAGACTGGAAGAACTCACTTCAAGGTGGCTAGGCTGGGGAAAATATTATAGGTAAAAAAGCACATCTGACTTTAGAGTTGGACATACTTAAGTTAGAATACCAGCactgtgttttttatttgattttgagtgATATACCTAATATCCCAgaactgatttctttctctgtaaatGGGACTAATCATACTGACTTCATAGGCTACTGGGACAAATAACTGCAGAGAACTAACTTAACAACTTACTCTGTAGTAGCAAGAATTTTCCTTGTATCCAGACATACTGTGAATTTTGTGTTGTTCCACATAGAAAAGAGATTTTGGAACATTGGAGATtggctcttattttctttttagttacccACACTCCTTCTCAAACTGGGCTAAGCTAAGATTTGTTTCTTCTGTGGAAGgtgatttgtttatttctgctgGTAAGAAAGTCTGGAATTGAGTACCATTGATCACCTGGGACTTTCTTAGTTCAAAGTACAATGTATGCTTAATTTGTAATGATCAGTCTATTTTGTATAGATTTAatcacagaaaatgaaagaaatattttccccttttttctcaCATTGAAAGGCCAACCAAAAATTATTGGCTCTTATTATACCCAATAATGTAACCCTGCATTTTATGTAGTTGGATTTATTCTTCTGGATCCTGCTTGCCTATGTAAAGTGCCTAGGACAGTGCCCAGTGCTCACTGGGTGCTTTCAACAAGTGCTAGTTCCCTCTATTTGCCTCCACTGCTCCCTGTCCATCCATGAAGACTGTGCTATACAGGAGAGGGCTCCCTGAAGCCTCTAGCTCACAGAGTGTGAGCTGGATTCTCAGGCAGTTCTGGAATCCCAGCCCTTGACtgaaaaggaagaacagaatGACATCTCAGAGCAAGTGTTACCAGAGTACTGGAAACAAGTGATTTGTGAGCTCATTTCAAAGGTGAGAAGCTGGCCCCTCAGTGCCTGACCCAACACTCACCTGTGGGCAGCCTCTGAGCATTATCTGTGCTCATCCTTGAAAGAAGGTGGCCTCCAGGAAGAATATCCATGGTGGGATTGCCACCATTATGAATCATTAGAGTGTAGGGAACAATTATGTGATGTGTGTGGCCAGATGTGTGAATAACAGATATGAGTGGAAGGTACAGGTGACAGAGTATATCATCACAggtatttatttgtcttttgctTTAGAATATCAGAATTTTGAACAAAGACCCTTAGAGCTGGATAAAAAAGAGAATCAGAGCATCAGGTAACAGACTCTTGGTCAACCCCCGCCTCCAACTCCAAACAACTTTATGTCCTGTACAAGAAGTAAGCATCCTTCTTGACTTAACTAGAAGCAGAAATTTTCCTGCTTCTGTCTTCTTTGACTCCCAGGCCCTCAAGTGGGGTGTGTATGGTTGGATGTCTGGGATGATTGTGGGAGGGTgtcctggctcctgccccaggAGGCATGCACTCTGTGTGTAGTCCTTGCTCTTCGTGGAGCTTCCTTCTTTGACAGGGACTACACAAAGGGCTTCCCAGTGTCTGACAGGGTCTGGCTAGGCAGAGCTGGCAAGATGTGGACCTCAGGGGGTTGGACCGAGGAGATCTTGAGTAGTTACTCAGTTGTGGGATCACAGATGAGCCTGACTTAGAGGTTGGGATCAGAGGAGGCTCTTGCTGATACCCAGGATATCTCTTTTGCCACAGAGCTTTCAACAGTGAGCCCAAGATTCCCTATGTGCGACTGGAGCGACTCAAGATCTGTGCTGCTTCCTCGGGAGAGATGCCTGTGTTCAAGCTGAAGCCTCAGAAAAATGATCAGGATGGGAGCTTCTTGCTGGTTATTGAATGTGGCACTGAATCCTCCAGCATGTCCATTAAGGTACCACTTTACTATGTTTTGACCTTAAACCTTGGCCCAGTCCAAGagtctctcctttctctctgctgcAGCTAGAATTCTGGCTCGGGGGcctctcctgagtctctgagtgAGGGTGTAGCTTGGCTAGACTTTGTCCTCTGCTGTAAGGGGTCTCTGAGGTTCATAGCAGGAGCAAGCTGTCCCAGCACTTGTGGGACTTGGCTAGCTTGCAGTTCTGGAAGAAATGATTCTTATATAAAGTGCTCAGGGCTTGTCAGTCCCTCCCACTGTGTCCCTCTACATCTTGTTAGTACTGTTCTCTGACTACTCAGACTCACTTCTTCCCCAAGGTTAGCCAGGACAGCCTGCCTGATGCCATCCAGGCCCCAGGTCTGGGGGGAAGAAAGGTCACTGTCACTTCCCTGGCTGGGCAGCAGCCACCAGAGGTGGAAAGTACAAATCCTGAAGAACACAGACTCATTTCTCGAATTCCTGGAGCCAAGAAGGGTCCCCAAGTCCCAATAGAGAATGAGGACTTCTGTGCTGTGTGTCTCAATGGTGGAGAGTTGCTGTGCTGTGACCGCTGCCCCAAAGTGTTTCACCTTTCCTGCCATGTGCCAGCTTTGCTCAGCTTCCCAGGGTGAGTCATACCAATCCAGTGCCATCGCCTGGCTACCAGGGTTATcttctattattatattattattctaGGTCAGTCCCACAGAACTTCCCAGGGTGGGCCTACTCCCCTCTTCTGGGCCTACATGAAATGCAGGTCTGTGAGTTAGTGGGCCCTCTATGTGCCTTCTGCACTCAGATAGGTAGATGTTAAAAATTTGGTTGACTTTCCTTCTGCCTCTGTTCTGAACTTCTTCCTATGCAAAGACTTGTCTCTGTACTTCTTCCCTGCCttcttcctaaatattttttctggatTCACTAAATCCTGAGTTACTGAATTTCTTTCAAGCTCATTGCTAGGAAGCCATTGCCTCAGGTGAAGAGCTACAGACTCAGTTTCCCACACTGTTGCCTCGATGCTTGTcttgaaggagagggagagggaagggtgcTCTGGGCAATTTGCTGAAGCTTAACATGGCCTCACCTATCTATGCAGGGGAGAGTGGGTGTGTACCTTGTGTTGCAGCTTGACGCAGCCCGAGATGGAATATGACTGTGAGAATGCTCGCTATAGCCAGCCTGGAGTGCGGGTACTTCCTGGCCTGAGCACATGTGATCAGAAGGTAGGGAAGGGTCTCTAGAAACAAGGTTTTCTGCTTGGAAAAGCACTCTGTGCCTAAAAGGGGCTGAGGTCTTTCAGAAGGGTGAGACCTGCTTCTGGGTGCCTTTCTTTTGGACTGTGGCTGATAACTTGGCCAATGGGAATTTGTGTGGTTTTCATTCTCCTAAAAGCTTTCCTCTGGCTTGGGAGTCTGAACTGTGCCTTAGTATTATGATTGGAAACCTGTGGGACAAAGCCAGAGAGTTATTAGGTTTCTCgtgtttgatttgatttttgaaatgggCCAGAACAAAGTGACACTGTTGCCAATTATGATTTCTGCAGAAATGTGAGAAGCTGGTATTGTCCTTGTGCTGCAATAGCCTCAGTCTGCCCTTCCATGAACCTGTCAGCCCCTTGGTAAGGAAAACCTTACTGTTTCTGCTTGCTACTGTCATTTCTGCTCAGAGGGCCTAGGCCATGGGGCAGGATCATGATGGTGTACTCAGGGGGCTCAGGATTCAACCATGGGGCAGGATCATGGTGGTGTACCCAGGGGGCTCAGGATTCAACCATTGGAATAGTGACAGTATTAATTTGTGGATGGTCCAGGGGACCCTGGGGGCCATGGCCAGTCCAGTCTTTATTCTCCAGCTTGCCACAACTGCTGCTGCATCAGACTTGACTTGGCAAGTGATACATtcctcctatttcttttttttgtcttctccataattttattcctgctgtttctcatctttcttctattctttcacTTATATTCCAACTCATTCTCTGCCTCTTTTATCTATAcctattcttttctcttctttctttccttcttttcctcttctctccttcccaaGGCGCGACATTATTATCAGATTATCAAGAGGCCCATGGACCTGTCAATCATCCGGAGGAAGCTTCAAAAGAAGGACCCAGCTCATTATACCACCCCAGAGGAGGTGGTATCAGACGTGCGCCTCATGTTCTGGAACTGTGCTAAATTTaattatgtatgtcttttccatttttcatcttttctattaCCCAGTGACCCAAAGTTTATAATGGCTGAAGTGAGGGTTGGGGTATGGGGATCAGGTTTGGTTCGGAGCTGCCAGGAAGACCTAAGAGGAGTCCTGAGGTCTACTGTGGTGAGTTTTAAAGCTCTATCCCATACTCAACCCTCAGCATGGACTCAGGAGGAAGATAGAGAGGTGTTAGTAACTGGCCACTTGTGGGTACCTGTTAATGTCACTTCTACTTTAAGAGTTGTACCAAATTGGTTATCCTGAGTCGTAGGAGAAAATACCAAGTTCCAGACAACCCAGGATGCGATCCCAGAATAGGCCAGATAGGCTTTGTGCTCTCTGTATTGCTCTTGAGGGAGGGGCCTGGAAGAGTTGGGCTGGTAGAAACAGGCCAACCACCACTGCTCTTTTCCCCATCAGCCTGACTCAGAGGTTGCAGAGGCTGGCCGCTGCCTGGAAGTATTCTTTGAGGGATGGTTGAAGGAGATCTACCCAGAGAAACAGTTTGCCCAGCCAAGGCAGCAAGACTCAGACTCCGAGGAGGTGTCTAGTGAGAGTGGATGTTCCACCCCTCAGGGCTTCCCGTGGCCCCCCTGTGTTCAGGAAGGCATCCAACCCAAGAGGCGGCGAAGACATATGGTAAAGCTTTACTGCCAGCTGGCAGGCTTGTACGTGGGTGAGTGATTGGGCAGGCAAGGGGTAGCTGAACAACAGGTATAAAGCAAGCTAAAGTGAAGCTGCTTGGGTAGCACAAGAGATAGTGGTGAAAATGAACCCTCACTTCAAACCCCTTATAAAATAAGGGAGGCAGGGCAGTGTGTGGCTCACCAACTCCAGTTACTAGTGAGGCTTGATGTTTAGAGAGATGCATGTACCTACCCAGTGTTACCCAGAAAATTAGCAGCAGAACTGGGGGAGCAACGAGTTGTCTTGACTCCAAGATCAGTGCTGGTTATACTACACTGTGATGCCAATAAGAAGAGAAGAATCTAGTCTCAGTGCCTGATCTTTACTTTGGGTTTGAGGGAGAAAAGCAGGGATCTTTTTCAGCCTCTTAGTGTGTAGAAGGAAGGAGAGGTTTTGCTTACAGCAGAGAGAACGTCTCTGGTCCCACCTGTATGGGCCTGAAATTTCAAGTCATTGCTATTAAATTCCTCAGAAATGTAATGTTTACCCAGTGTGCCAGGAGCTGACTAACCATCCCTGGTTATTTACGATACTTAGCATATTAGGTATAGCGGCTTCAATAAGTTTTGCTGTTGCATTCCTAGGATAGACACTGACTCTAGAGAATCTGAGTCTTAACATGTGGCCTTTTCATGTTAATAAATCCTACATATGGCTATTCtaattccaaatatatttattttttctctcaggagaatgaaaaagcaaagagaatgTCGTTCCGCCTGGCCAACAGCATCTCACAGGTGTGAGAGCTGGAAGGAGACCGAGCACTCTGGTGGCTGGTGTCCCGTCCTTTTGACTGTTCCTCCCCATCCTTCAGCTTACTCTTCAGAATGTGGATGTGAGATGAGTCTTGTTGAGCTGTGTAGTGCTCTTCCTTGTCATTTGCATCTACAGCATTTATTTGGGAGCCATAGCGCATCCACTACAGAGAAGATTCAGTAAtaaagaggaaagagggagagatgtTCCTTGTTTCTGGAGTAATCAGATGTATGGGTCACCTTGACAAGACCATGCCTGGTCAGGCTCAGAAGGACCTAAATTCCTTGGTGATTCTCTCCACTGAGGAAAGCAGACCTTCCTCACCTTTCAGTGTCCAGGGCTCAGGAGCAGAGTATATTATCTCCTCCTGGCTCAGAAAGTAGGTAAAAGAAGGGAAGAAGTTTGGACACATGGCAGGTCTATGATCCCTGGCCCAGCATAGCCAAAGATTGTCACTGTTTACCATTGCTTGTCCTGTCAGGACAGAGGCACCTGTCATAGGCAGAACAAGGAGGCATCTAGAGGCCATAGATCTCAATTGGTGCCTATGTAGGTTCTAACGGTTTTCAGGGTACTTGTTTTTCATACGCCCTTTCCTGAAGTTGACTTAAGTGGCTGCTGTGAAGATGCTCTGGATGGTATGGCATTCTTGCCTGAGCTGGGTGGCTGTGCAAAGATATCTTAGATCTGGCTCAGATTTCACTTGCATCAAGATGCCAACTTTGGAGTCTGCCCTTTGTGCTGCTTATTTTGTGCTAATAGCACTTCCTTGGTGTCAGAACCTGACTTCCTAGAAGTGATCATCGTGCTTGTCAGTAGCTACTCCTTTTTCATCTCCATTCAGACATCTGAGTTCTGCATCAGAAAGCTGTGAGGCAGCTGCTGTTTGCTTCAGATACAGAGTTCCCTGGGCAAGGAGAATGACCACACTCAGCTTACTCTGCCAGAGCTCTCTTCCTGTTCTCTCCTCCTGGCCTTTCCTAGTTCTCCACCTCTCCATATTCACAGAGCCAAAGATCAGAAGTGAGTCTCCTAACTAGCTTGCCTCCAGACTGTCCACAGCCCAGAAAAACACTCCACCATATCCTTTTATGTTGAAAGTTGGAAAAGGCCATGGGACCATCAGGAGATAGACCCAGGAATTCCTGGAGGAAGTTCTGTCAAGGGTGGAGGAGAAGAAATTTGAGAGGTGAGAAGCTAGGGTCCTTTGGTGACCCTAAAGCAACTTCAGGACCTTAGTTCTCCTAGAATGCTGAAGGAAGCATTCTGGACACCATGTGTGAACAGGAGCTCCAGGCTGTGTCTCAAATGGATCTTCATGGTTCATATAGGGTGTTCATGAGGAAGTTGCATAAAACTGTGGGTCAGGCTTCCTCCCAAGTAGGAACTTGGTTGATATTGTTGGCCTGGCCCTGAGGCAGCTCCCCCTGGCCCTATAATTGTATGGCTGCTTTCAGGGGAGGTTTAAGTTGTGGCTCTGTTTTTACTAACAGATGCTGTTTAAGAAAATTCTTGTTTGTAGGACTTTgataataagcatttttttaaaaaatcagaaacatttcttctctctttgtGAATTGATGGTACATACTACTCATTTACTTCTCCACCCAGGCTGAGACATTGTTTTCACTTCATGGCACCTTTGCCCATTGACTTGCCATTCTTTCAGCAGAGTATGCCATTCCCTCCTAAGTAGGTGGGCTTCCATAATCCTGCTTCCTAGTTTGTGTCAACCAAGTCTTTAGTACACTAGTAGGCAGGTGATCTTTGAATTTAGGTCTTGATTTTGGGGGCGACATGGCTTTCTGCTTTGGGCTCTGGCAATTTCCCtctcaatttttgaatatttttcctctatttaGCTGGCTTGGCAAGGTCCCTTCTATATTTGCCTTATTAATTCCTGTCCTTGTCCACCTTACCTTCATGTGACCCATATTCCCCACTGCTCCTGAGTGAACTTCATGATATTTGGGCATTGGAAAGCCAGTGAGAGATGTGACAGGCTTAAACCTGATTGAGATCACTCCCCAGGATCAGTTGGAGACCACAAACTTGAAGCATAAATGTTTAGTTAAAAACTCGCTTTCCCTTCTATCAATAAAGCTCCCAGCTTGGATGTGGCCTATCAAGGATCAGTTGCTAGGTCAGGAGATCTTAGTAATGTAGTGGAGAGTCTCATATTTCCTTCCATGAGACCCTGCATGCTAAGAGGTTCACATTAGGTCCTGAGCAGGAATGGGTGAGAAGTAGG is drawn from Urocitellus parryii isolate mUroPar1 chromosome 4, mUroPar1.hap1, whole genome shotgun sequence and contains these coding sequences:
- the Trim66 gene encoding tripartite motif-containing protein 66 isoform X1; the encoded protein is MARNCSECKEKRAAHILCTYCNRWLCSSCTEEHRHGPAPGGSIFPRAQKGSSGVNGDSGDFALYCPLHTHEVLKLFCETCDVLTCHSCLMVEHKEHRCRHVEEVLQNQRMLLESVTAQVAHKKSSLQTSAKQIEDRIFEVKHQHRKVENQIKMAKMVLMNELNKQANGLIEELEGITNERKRKLEQQLQSIVVLNRQFEHVQNFINWAVCSKTSVPFLFSKELIVFQMQRLLETNCNTDPGSPWSIRFTWEPNFWTKQLASLGCITTEGGQLSRTDTPAYGGLQGPSSFYQSHQPPVAQQESLSHSSHKFQPPALCSSSVCCSHCSPISPSLKGQIPPPSIQTTQSFRQPSEMVPQQLGSLQCSTLLTREKELACSSHPPKLLQPWLETQPPVEQESTSQRPGQQQLTSQPVCIVPPQDIQQGTHAQSTLQTPSIQVQFGHHQKLKLSHFQQQPQQQLPPPPPPPPPPLQQPPLPLPPSQHLASGQHENPPGPACSQNVDIMHHKFELEEMQKDLELLLQAQQPSLQLSQTKSPQHLQQTIVGQINYIVRQPAPVQSQSQEDTLQVTDEPPASEGPKPALSLEKNVAASLPQTSGEETSHSVPSMDNTNQHSSPNVVRKNSTSVSIMGFSNTLEMELSSTKLARTLEPQVQSVRSLTPGPPQAVPSLLSGPPQAVSSLTSVQNHTMPSPTTSHLQVIPSLVHGTFQSMPNMMNETSPAITSLASDHSQARPSLLSAHTQAMPSLATCPLKSMPLVSDMQLETGSTSSPDPGRAVESLCPKDGVDPSLRNALCKMESEDSSHFTDSVGQGPMAPGLDVPKDLAITSELEEPINLSVKRPPLAPVINTSKALQQYRNPQEYQNFEQRPLELDKKENQSIRAFNSEPKIPYVRLERLKICAASSGEMPVFKLKPQKNDQDGSFLLVIECGTESSSMSIKVSQDSLPDAIQAPGLGGRKVTVTSLAGQQPPEVESTNPEEHRLISRIPGAKKGPQVPIENEDFCAVCLNGGELLCCDRCPKVFHLSCHVPALLSFPGGEWVCTLCCSLTQPEMEYDCENARYSQPGVRVLPGLSTCDQKKCEKLVLSLCCNSLSLPFHEPVSPLARHYYQIIKRPMDLSIIRRKLQKKDPAHYTTPEEVVSDVRLMFWNCAKFNYPDSEVAEAGRCLEVFFEGWLKEIYPEKQFAQPRQQDSDSEEVSSESGCSTPQGFPWPPCVQEGIQPKRRRRHMENEKAKRMSFRLANSISQV